From the Homo sapiens chromosome 1, GRCh38.p14 Primary Assembly genome, one window contains:
- the OR10T2 gene encoding olfactory receptor 10T2, producing the protein MRGFNKTTVVTQFILVGFSSLGELQLLLFVIFLLLYLTILVANVTIMAVIRFSWTLHTPMYGFLFILSFSESCYTFVIIPQLLVHLLSDTKTISFMACATQLFFFLGFACTNCLLIAVMGYDRYVAICHPLRYTLIINKRLGLELISLSGATGFFIALVATNLICDMRFCGPNRVNHYFCDMAPVIKLACTDTHVKELALFSLSILVIMVPFLLILISYGFIVNTILKIPSAEGKKAFVTCASHLTVVFVHYGCASIIYLRPKSKSASDKDQLVAVTYTVVTPLLNPLVYSLRNKEVKTALKRVLGMPVATKMS; encoded by the coding sequence ATGCGAGGTTTCAACAAAACCACTGTGGTTACACAGTTCATCCTGGTGGGtttctccagcctgggggagctCCAGCTGCTGCTTTTTGTCATCTTTCTTCTCCTATACTTGACAATCCTGGTGGCCAATGTGACCATCATGGCCGTTATTCGCTTCAGCTGGACTCTCCACACTCCCATGTATGGCTTTCtattcatcctttcattttctgaGTCCTGCTACACTTTTGTCATCATCCCTCAGCTGCTGGTCCACCTGCTCTCAGACACCAAGACCATCTCCTTCATGGCCTGTGCCACCCAGCTGTTCTTTTTCCTTGGCTTTGCTTGCACCAACTGCCTCCTCATTGCTGTGATGGGATATGATCGCTATGTAGCAATTTGTCACCCTCTGAGGTACACACTCATCATAAACAAAAGGCTGGGGTTGGAGTTGATTTCTCTCTCAGGAGCCACAGGTTTCTTTATTGCTTTGGTGGCCACCAACCTCATTTGTGACATGCGTTTTTGTGGCCCCAACAGGGTTAACCACTATTTCTGTGACATGGCACCTGTTATCAAGTTAGCCTGCACTGACACCCATGTGAAAGAGCTGGCTTTATTTAGCCTCAGCATCCTGGTAATTATGGTGCCTTTTCTGTTAATTCTCATATCCTATGGCTTCATAGTTAACACCATCCTGAAGATCCCCTCAGCTGAGGGCAAGAAGGCCTTTGTCACCTGTGCCTCACATCTCACTGTGGTCTTTGTCCACTATGGCTGTGCCTCTATCATCTATCTGCGGCCCAAGTCCAAGTCTGCCTCAGACAAGGATCAGTTGGTGGCAGTGACCTACACAGTGGTTACTCCCTTACTTAATCCTCTTGTCTACAGTCTGAGGAACAAAGAGGTAAAAACTGCATTGAAAAGAGTTCTTGGAATGCCTGTGGCAACCAAGATGagctaa